The following are encoded together in the Daucus carota subsp. sativus chromosome 5, DH1 v3.0, whole genome shotgun sequence genome:
- the LOC108221312 gene encoding uncharacterized protein LOC108221312 yields the protein MAEYWYNTAFHASLGITPYEALYGTKPVPLNLGSLQDMIIPATQDLLIQRESVMKQLQENLAKAQQRMKYYADQKRTERAFKQGDWVFLKLQLIGSIQWIHPVFHVSLLKKFVGNAPITAGELPDYDIEEVLILVPEKILQRRQIERGGKNVNQWLVKWKDLDVSEASWENCTFIKLQFPQFKA from the exons ATGGCAGAATATTGGTACAATACAGCTTTTCATGCCAGTCTGGGAATCACACCTTATGAAGCTTTGTATGGAACAAAGCCAGTGCCTCTGAATTTAGGCTCACTACAGGATATGATTATACCAGCAACACAGGATTTATTGATACAAAGAGAGAGTGTCATGAAACAGCTCCAGGAAAACTTAGCCAAGGCTCAGCAACGGATGAAATATTATGCTGATCAAAAACGAACCGAGAGAGCATTTAAACAGGGTGACTGGGTATTTCTCAAACTCCAGCTTATAGGCAGCATTCAATG GATCCACCCTGTATTTCATGTGTCATTGTTAAAGAAGTTTGTAGGCAATGCACCTATTACTGCAGGGGAATTACCTGATTATGATATAGAGGAAGTATTGATACTGGTTCCTGAGAAGATCTTACAGCGCAGACAAATTGAGAGAGGGGGAAAAAATGTCAACCAGTGGTTGGTAAAGTGGAAGGACTTGGATGTATCAGAAGCATCATGGGAAAATTGCACTTTTATCAAGCTTCAGTTTCCTCAGTTTAAAGCTTGA
- the LOC108222547 gene encoding putative disease resistance protein At1g50180 isoform X1, which translates to MAETVVSFAVERLGELLISEIKHLHGVSDKVKEIQRELKRMQCFLKEADKKQNQDERVKNWVAEMRELAFRIEDVIETFAIQVPTKTQKSGFKKMLRRFACMLSEGVSRHNISSEIDAINDEMANLRTSLPSYGITKGLQEGETSNLTSKRIFYSHIVEKDFVGMEKELKQLICSLKRDDKGSEVVSICGMGGQGKTTLAQKLYNHVEVKAHFQKLAWVCVTQQFDREKILKEALKQLISDTRKQEVINMDNGELVRELYQVQKECNCLVVLDDIWAMDSWRLLRDAFPVGESTSGSKVLLTTRNETVAELGLVHRIQDLTTEEGWQLLSKKAGISDILPDKMTASRMEILGKSMVEKCKHLPLAITSIGGILNGKLLRDWETINKDISFYLLQGEGSVSKDDRYYTVRQVLGLSYDSLPPHLRHCFLCFANFNEDEVIKTQKLYTLWMAEGLISVEHKSERKMLLDIAESFMDELAHRSLVQVKKRENEDKSWSKYKTCSVHDLIRDFCLSKAMEENFIKVVHSQQPLSKDELRASIARRLCVNSYDESMLKLCDQDMISHVRSLFIVKGIPGCSKGFFLWPDKVLSLQKFKLLRILTVKQFELSHHDMKMISELVYLKCLSLHGCKVEELPFSLSKLRNLEILDLAGSQVGKMANVLCKLKRLKYLYLPQMFQVEKLRFEGLDELEVIHKFDSDYCDISDLIGLKKLKVLRAVLCTEKDTVSGKSVLDYIESRELRQSEIFIGSKDEFCLKSWLECIFINVLVMYGPICRFPNPTSLSSSCLSYLMLSGCGMEEDPMMFLEKLPNLRKLGLLRDAYLGSEMACTAKGFAKLQVLYMYSLSGLKQCRVEQGAMPNLSFLEIDCCVELEMLPEGLSCLAALESLRIRNMPGAFIERINGIGGAEGVDMYKVSQVSNIEVF; encoded by the exons ATGGCCGAGACAGTGGTCTCTTTCGCTGTGGAAAGACTTGGAGAGTTGTTAATTTCCGAAATCAAACATTTACATGGAGTGAGCGACAAAGTCAAGGAAATTCAACGTGAGCTAAAGCGAATGCAATGTTTCTTGAAGGAAGCCGATAAGAAACAAAATCAAGATGAAAGAGTAAAGAATTGGGTTGCGGAAATGAGGGAGCTTGCTTTTAGAATAGAAGATGTGATCGAGACTTTTGCAATTCAAGTTCCGACTAAGACCCAAAAATCAGGCTTTAAGAAGATGTTAAGAAGATTTGCTTGCATGTTGAGTGAAGGCGTAAGTCGCCACAACATTTCCTCAGAGATTGATGCTATAAACGACGAGATGGCTAATCTCAGAACAAGTCTTCCCAGTTATGGTATTACAAAAGGTTTGCAAGAAGGAGAAACTTCAAATTTAACGAGTAAGAGGATATTCTATTCTCATATTGTTGAAAAAGATTTTGTGGGGATGGAGAAGGAATTGAAGCAATTGATTTGTAGTTTGAAGAGAGACGACAAGGGTTCTGAAGTTGTTTCAATTTGCGGAATGGGTGGACAAGGAAAAACTACCCTTGCTCAAAAACTTTATAATCATGTCGAAGTGAAAGCTCATTTCCAAAAATTAGCCTGGGTTTGTGTTACTCAACAATTTGACCGCGAAAAGATTCTCAAGGAAGCGTTGAAACAACTTATTTCTGATACAAGAAAGCAAGAAGTTATTAATATGGACAATGGAGAACTGGTGAGAGAACTTTACCAAGTTCAGAAAGAATGTAATTGTCTGGTTGTTTTGGATGACATTTGGGCAATGGATTCTTGGAGACTACTAAGGGATGCATTTCCTGTTGGAGAGAGTACTAGTGGTAGCAAAGTTTTACTCACAACTCGTAATGAAACAGTTGCGGAGCTAGGTCTTGTTCATAGAATCCAGGATCTGACGACAGAGGAGGGCTGGCAGCTTCTTTCTAAAAAGGCAGGCATAAGTGACATATTACCAG ACAAAATGACAGCCTCTAGAATGGAAATATTAGGAAAGAGCATGGTTGAAAAATGCAAGCATTTGCCATTAGCTATTACATCAATAGGAGGAATTCTTAACGGCAAATTATTGCGAGACTGGGAGACGATAAACAAAGATATTTCTTTTTACTTGCTACAAGGAGAAGGATCAGTAAGCAAAGATGATAGATACTACACAGTAAGACAAGTTTTAGGGCTGAGCTATGATAGTTTACCTCCTCATTTGAGACACTGTTTCCTCTGTTTTGCGAATTTTAACGAGGATGAAGTTATCAAGACTCAAAAACTTTATACCCTTTGGATGGCAGAAGGTTTGATATCCGTGGAACATAAATCAGAACGAAAGATGTTGTTAGACATTGCTGAAAGTTTTATGGATGAACTAGCCCATCGAAGTCTTGTTCAAGTTAAGAAGAGAGAAAATGAAGACAAGTCATGGTCAAAGTACAAAACATGTAGTGTTCATGATCTTATTCGAGACTTTTGTTTGTCTAAAGCTATGGAGGAGAATTTCATCAAGGTTGTTCATTCGCAGCAGCCCCTGTCTAAGGATGAGTTGAGAGCAAGCATAGCGCGAAGGTTATGTGTTAATTCGTATGATGAATCAATGTTGAAACTTTGTGATCAAGATATGATTTCACATGTTCGGTCTCTTTTCATTGTTAAAGGCATCCCGGGTTGTTCTAAAGGTTTCTTCTTGTGGCCAGACAAGGTCCTTAGtcttcaaaaatttaaattgctCCGAATTTTGACAGTGAAGCAATTTGAATTGAGTCACCATGATATGAAAATGATATCAGAGCTGGTGTATCTTAAGTGTTTGAGTTTACACGGATGTAAGGTGGAAGAGTTGCCATTTTCGCTAAGTAAGCTGAGAAATTTGGAAATCCTTGATCTTGCGGGTTCTCAAGTAGGTAAGATGGCAAATGTTCTGTGCAAGTTGAAGCGCTTAAAGTACTTGTACCTTCCTCAAATGTTTCAAGTTGAGAAGTTGAGATTTGAAGGGTTAGATGAGTTGGAAGTGATCCACAAATTTGACTCAGATTACTGCGATATAAGTGACCTGATTGGATTAAAGAAGCTTAAAGTTTTGAGAGCAGTTCTCTGCACAGAGAAGGATACTGTTTCAGGCAAATCTGTCCTGGATTATATCGAATCCAGGGAATTGCGCCAGTCTGAAATTTTTATCGGCAGCAAAGATGAATTCTGTTTGAAATCATGGTTGGAGTGTATTTTCATTAATGTATTAGTCATGTATGGTCCTATATGCAGATTTCCGAACCCCACGAGCCTCTCTTCTTCTTGTCTAAGTTACTTGATGCTGTCCGGTTGTGGAATGGAGGAAGACCCGATGATGTTTCTGGAGAAACTTCCCAATCTACGCAAACTTGGTTTGCTTCGAGATGCATATTTGGGAAGCGAAATGGCATGTACAGCAAAAGGCTTCGCCAAACTTCAAGTGTTATATATGTACTCATTGAGCGGCTTAAAGCAATGCAGGGTGGAACAAGGAGCCATGCCAAATCTATCGTTTTTAGAGATTGATTGTTGCGTAGAGTTGGAGATGCTTCCCGAAGGGTTGAGTTGCCTCGCGGCCTTGGAATCCCTCAGGATTAGAAATATGCCTGGTGCATTTATAGAGAGGATTAATGGGATAGGAGGAGCAGAAGGTGTAGATATGTACAAAGTTTCTCAAGTGTCCAATATTGAAGTCTTTTAA
- the LOC108222547 gene encoding putative disease resistance protein At1g50180 isoform X2, which translates to MAETVVSFAVERLGELLISEIKHLHGVSDKVKEIQRELKRMQCFLKEADKKQNQDERVKNWVAEMRELAFRIEDVIETFAIQVPTKTQKSGFKKMLRRFACMLSEGVSRHNISSEIDAINDEMANLRTSLPSYGITKGLQEGETSNLTSKRIFYSHIVEKDFVGMEKELKQLICSLKRDDKGSEVVSICGMGGQGKTTLAQKLYNHVEVKAHFQKLAWVCVTQQFDREKILKEALKQLISDTRKQEVINMDNGELVRELYQVQKECNCLVVLDDIWAMDSWRLLRDAFPVGESTSGSKVLLTTRNETVAELGLVHRIQDLTTEEGWQLLSKKAGISDILPASRMEILGKSMVEKCKHLPLAITSIGGILNGKLLRDWETINKDISFYLLQGEGSVSKDDRYYTVRQVLGLSYDSLPPHLRHCFLCFANFNEDEVIKTQKLYTLWMAEGLISVEHKSERKMLLDIAESFMDELAHRSLVQVKKRENEDKSWSKYKTCSVHDLIRDFCLSKAMEENFIKVVHSQQPLSKDELRASIARRLCVNSYDESMLKLCDQDMISHVRSLFIVKGIPGCSKGFFLWPDKVLSLQKFKLLRILTVKQFELSHHDMKMISELVYLKCLSLHGCKVEELPFSLSKLRNLEILDLAGSQVGKMANVLCKLKRLKYLYLPQMFQVEKLRFEGLDELEVIHKFDSDYCDISDLIGLKKLKVLRAVLCTEKDTVSGKSVLDYIESRELRQSEIFIGSKDEFCLKSWLECIFINVLVMYGPICRFPNPTSLSSSCLSYLMLSGCGMEEDPMMFLEKLPNLRKLGLLRDAYLGSEMACTAKGFAKLQVLYMYSLSGLKQCRVEQGAMPNLSFLEIDCCVELEMLPEGLSCLAALESLRIRNMPGAFIERINGIGGAEGVDMYKVSQVSNIEVF; encoded by the exons ATGGCCGAGACAGTGGTCTCTTTCGCTGTGGAAAGACTTGGAGAGTTGTTAATTTCCGAAATCAAACATTTACATGGAGTGAGCGACAAAGTCAAGGAAATTCAACGTGAGCTAAAGCGAATGCAATGTTTCTTGAAGGAAGCCGATAAGAAACAAAATCAAGATGAAAGAGTAAAGAATTGGGTTGCGGAAATGAGGGAGCTTGCTTTTAGAATAGAAGATGTGATCGAGACTTTTGCAATTCAAGTTCCGACTAAGACCCAAAAATCAGGCTTTAAGAAGATGTTAAGAAGATTTGCTTGCATGTTGAGTGAAGGCGTAAGTCGCCACAACATTTCCTCAGAGATTGATGCTATAAACGACGAGATGGCTAATCTCAGAACAAGTCTTCCCAGTTATGGTATTACAAAAGGTTTGCAAGAAGGAGAAACTTCAAATTTAACGAGTAAGAGGATATTCTATTCTCATATTGTTGAAAAAGATTTTGTGGGGATGGAGAAGGAATTGAAGCAATTGATTTGTAGTTTGAAGAGAGACGACAAGGGTTCTGAAGTTGTTTCAATTTGCGGAATGGGTGGACAAGGAAAAACTACCCTTGCTCAAAAACTTTATAATCATGTCGAAGTGAAAGCTCATTTCCAAAAATTAGCCTGGGTTTGTGTTACTCAACAATTTGACCGCGAAAAGATTCTCAAGGAAGCGTTGAAACAACTTATTTCTGATACAAGAAAGCAAGAAGTTATTAATATGGACAATGGAGAACTGGTGAGAGAACTTTACCAAGTTCAGAAAGAATGTAATTGTCTGGTTGTTTTGGATGACATTTGGGCAATGGATTCTTGGAGACTACTAAGGGATGCATTTCCTGTTGGAGAGAGTACTAGTGGTAGCAAAGTTTTACTCACAACTCGTAATGAAACAGTTGCGGAGCTAGGTCTTGTTCATAGAATCCAGGATCTGACGACAGAGGAGGGCTGGCAGCTTCTTTCTAAAAAGGCAGGCATAAGTGACATATTACCAG CCTCTAGAATGGAAATATTAGGAAAGAGCATGGTTGAAAAATGCAAGCATTTGCCATTAGCTATTACATCAATAGGAGGAATTCTTAACGGCAAATTATTGCGAGACTGGGAGACGATAAACAAAGATATTTCTTTTTACTTGCTACAAGGAGAAGGATCAGTAAGCAAAGATGATAGATACTACACAGTAAGACAAGTTTTAGGGCTGAGCTATGATAGTTTACCTCCTCATTTGAGACACTGTTTCCTCTGTTTTGCGAATTTTAACGAGGATGAAGTTATCAAGACTCAAAAACTTTATACCCTTTGGATGGCAGAAGGTTTGATATCCGTGGAACATAAATCAGAACGAAAGATGTTGTTAGACATTGCTGAAAGTTTTATGGATGAACTAGCCCATCGAAGTCTTGTTCAAGTTAAGAAGAGAGAAAATGAAGACAAGTCATGGTCAAAGTACAAAACATGTAGTGTTCATGATCTTATTCGAGACTTTTGTTTGTCTAAAGCTATGGAGGAGAATTTCATCAAGGTTGTTCATTCGCAGCAGCCCCTGTCTAAGGATGAGTTGAGAGCAAGCATAGCGCGAAGGTTATGTGTTAATTCGTATGATGAATCAATGTTGAAACTTTGTGATCAAGATATGATTTCACATGTTCGGTCTCTTTTCATTGTTAAAGGCATCCCGGGTTGTTCTAAAGGTTTCTTCTTGTGGCCAGACAAGGTCCTTAGtcttcaaaaatttaaattgctCCGAATTTTGACAGTGAAGCAATTTGAATTGAGTCACCATGATATGAAAATGATATCAGAGCTGGTGTATCTTAAGTGTTTGAGTTTACACGGATGTAAGGTGGAAGAGTTGCCATTTTCGCTAAGTAAGCTGAGAAATTTGGAAATCCTTGATCTTGCGGGTTCTCAAGTAGGTAAGATGGCAAATGTTCTGTGCAAGTTGAAGCGCTTAAAGTACTTGTACCTTCCTCAAATGTTTCAAGTTGAGAAGTTGAGATTTGAAGGGTTAGATGAGTTGGAAGTGATCCACAAATTTGACTCAGATTACTGCGATATAAGTGACCTGATTGGATTAAAGAAGCTTAAAGTTTTGAGAGCAGTTCTCTGCACAGAGAAGGATACTGTTTCAGGCAAATCTGTCCTGGATTATATCGAATCCAGGGAATTGCGCCAGTCTGAAATTTTTATCGGCAGCAAAGATGAATTCTGTTTGAAATCATGGTTGGAGTGTATTTTCATTAATGTATTAGTCATGTATGGTCCTATATGCAGATTTCCGAACCCCACGAGCCTCTCTTCTTCTTGTCTAAGTTACTTGATGCTGTCCGGTTGTGGAATGGAGGAAGACCCGATGATGTTTCTGGAGAAACTTCCCAATCTACGCAAACTTGGTTTGCTTCGAGATGCATATTTGGGAAGCGAAATGGCATGTACAGCAAAAGGCTTCGCCAAACTTCAAGTGTTATATATGTACTCATTGAGCGGCTTAAAGCAATGCAGGGTGGAACAAGGAGCCATGCCAAATCTATCGTTTTTAGAGATTGATTGTTGCGTAGAGTTGGAGATGCTTCCCGAAGGGTTGAGTTGCCTCGCGGCCTTGGAATCCCTCAGGATTAGAAATATGCCTGGTGCATTTATAGAGAGGATTAATGGGATAGGAGGAGCAGAAGGTGTAGATATGTACAAAGTTTCTCAAGTGTCCAATATTGAAGTCTTTTAA